The proteins below are encoded in one region of Clostridium fermenticellae:
- a CDS encoding tetratricopeptide repeat-containing glycosyltransferase family 2 protein, whose protein sequence is MADQISLCMIVKNEEKDLPRCLESIKNLVDEIIIVDTGSTDSTIDIAKNYGAKVYYFKWCDDFSRARNESLKYATKDWILIMDADDEFAQDDKQKFNELKDKLDVSKTYFFETVCYFGMAKGNNISINLNPRLFKNNYGYSYKGVIHNQLINSDHPINGICESIRIYHYGYLDNEILNKKKNERNIKILKKEIEKDPQNKFNYFNIGTEYSSINDEKKALENYYKAYDKFNPSTGFAPKLIEKIVISNYNLKRFDTSIEFIETGIKYYPEFTDLYYLKGLVLEMQHKPTMAIEVFEKCLKLGEAPFMLKCMYGTGTFKASYELSKIYLYLKDYDMAYKYSVDTLRFKSDYLVPLYNITHILKKKNTPIDKFKQIIENFFHDIKNQYQIIADLFYMEGYYDIALEYIDRYSSENTPEDLAFFKIKCLIRSKKFEECIKYTEGVSEENLYYFQISMYRIICFLVLGKYDFAHGTIRQFYLERNDHNKKIINVYNELISIFEGKETSILSEDENEKEYTSAIFEVFEILLANMEFDKFEKSLELLNLISDKSVLLQLGKLYYKYGYRDMAKKEILRSIKMFDLIDSESLDILKSCI, encoded by the coding sequence ATGGCTGATCAAATTAGTTTATGTATGATTGTCAAAAATGAGGAGAAAGATCTTCCAAGGTGTCTTGAAAGTATTAAAAATTTGGTTGATGAAATTATAATAGTAGATACAGGATCAACTGACAGTACGATTGATATAGCAAAGAATTACGGTGCAAAAGTATATTATTTTAAATGGTGTGATGATTTTAGCAGAGCTAGAAATGAATCATTGAAATATGCAACTAAAGATTGGATACTAATTATGGATGCAGATGATGAATTTGCGCAAGATGATAAGCAAAAATTTAATGAGTTAAAGGATAAGCTTGATGTAAGCAAGACGTATTTTTTTGAAACAGTATGCTATTTCGGAATGGCTAAAGGGAATAATATAAGTATAAATTTAAATCCTAGATTATTTAAAAACAACTATGGATACAGTTATAAAGGTGTTATACACAATCAATTGATAAATTCTGATCATCCGATAAATGGTATATGTGAGTCTATAAGAATATATCATTATGGTTATTTAGACAATGAGATTTTAAATAAAAAGAAAAACGAGAGAAATATTAAAATTCTTAAAAAGGAAATAGAAAAAGATCCTCAAAATAAGTTTAATTATTTTAATATAGGAACAGAATATTCATCAATCAATGATGAGAAAAAAGCTTTAGAAAATTATTATAAGGCATATGATAAATTTAATCCATCAACTGGTTTTGCACCAAAACTTATAGAAAAAATAGTGATTTCGAATTACAATCTAAAACGTTTTGATACATCAATAGAATTTATTGAAACAGGAATAAAGTATTATCCTGAATTTACGGATTTATACTATTTAAAGGGATTAGTACTTGAAATGCAGCATAAACCAACTATGGCAATAGAAGTGTTTGAAAAATGCTTGAAATTGGGGGAAGCTCCATTTATGCTGAAATGTATGTATGGAACTGGAACTTTTAAAGCTTCGTATGAACTTTCCAAAATATATCTGTATTTAAAAGATTATGATATGGCATATAAATACTCTGTTGATACTTTAAGATTTAAATCCGATTATCTTGTACCATTATATAATATAACTCATATATTGAAGAAAAAAAATACACCCATAGATAAATTTAAGCAGATTATAGAAAATTTTTTTCATGATATCAAAAATCAATATCAGATTATTGCAGACTTATTTTATATGGAGGGATATTATGATATTGCACTAGAATATATAGACAGATATTCTAGTGAGAACACTCCCGAGGATTTGGCTTTTTTTAAGATTAAATGTTTAATAAGATCTAAAAAATTTGAGGAGTGTATTAAGTATACAGAAGGAGTATCAGAAGAAAATTTATATTACTTTCAAATTTCTATGTATAGAATTATATGTTTTTTAGTTTTGGGTAAATATGATTTTGCCCATGGAACGATAAGACAATTTTATCTTGAAAGAAATGATCATAACAAAAAAATTATTAATGTCTACAATGAATTGATAAGTATATTTGAAGGAAAGGAAACATCTATTTTGTCAGAGGATGAAAATGAAAAAGAATATACCTCAGCTATATTTGAAGTATTTGAAATACTTTTAGCTAACATGGAATTTGATAAATTTGAAAAGTCACTTGAGTTGTTGAACTTAATAAGTGATAAATCAGTGCTCCTTCAACTTGGCAAATTGTATTATAAATATGGCTATAGAGATATGGCAAAAAAAGAGATATTGAGATCCATAAAAATGTTTGACTTAATTGACAGTGAAAGTCTAGATATATTAAAATCATGTATTTAA